The following proteins are encoded in a genomic region of Kosakonia oryzae:
- the galK gene encoding galactokinase: MSLKEKTQSLFAEKFGYPATHTIQAPGRVNLIGEHTDYNDGFVLPCAIDYQTVISCAPRADRIVRVIAADYDNQTDEFSLDAPIVTHDSQQWSNYVRGVVKHLQKRNAGFGGADLVISGNVPQGAGLSSSASLEVAVGTVFQQLYHLPLDGAQIALNGQEAENQFVGCNCGIMDQLISALGKKGSALLIDCRSLGTKAVSMPEGVAIVIINSNFKRTLVGSEYNTRRQQCETGARFFQQKALRDVSIDQFNAVAHELDPLVSKRVRHVLTENARTVEAAAALEKGDLQRMGVLMAESHASMRDDFEITVPQIDTLVEIVKATIGDKGGVRMTGGGFGGCVVALVPEALVPTVQQAVESQYEAKTGIKETFYVCKPSQGAGQC; encoded by the coding sequence ATGAGTCTGAAAGAAAAAACACAATCCCTGTTTGCTGAGAAATTTGGCTACCCTGCCACCCATACCATTCAGGCTCCGGGCCGTGTGAATCTGATTGGTGAACATACTGACTATAATGACGGTTTTGTACTGCCCTGCGCCATTGATTACCAGACGGTGATTAGCTGCGCACCGCGCGCCGATCGCATCGTGCGGGTAATTGCCGCCGATTACGATAACCAGACGGATGAATTTTCCCTCGATGCCCCGATTGTTACTCACGACAGCCAGCAGTGGTCCAACTATGTGCGTGGCGTAGTGAAACACTTGCAAAAACGCAACGCGGGCTTTGGCGGCGCCGATCTGGTGATCAGCGGCAACGTACCGCAAGGTGCGGGGTTAAGCTCCTCAGCATCGCTGGAAGTGGCGGTCGGCACCGTCTTCCAGCAGCTTTACCATCTGCCGCTGGATGGCGCGCAGATTGCCCTTAACGGCCAGGAAGCGGAAAACCAGTTCGTCGGCTGTAACTGCGGCATTATGGATCAGTTGATCTCGGCGCTGGGCAAAAAAGGCAGCGCGTTGCTGATCGACTGCCGCTCGCTCGGCACCAAAGCGGTGTCGATGCCGGAAGGCGTAGCAATTGTCATCATTAACAGCAATTTCAAACGCACGCTGGTTGGCAGTGAATACAACACGCGTCGTCAGCAGTGCGAAACCGGCGCACGTTTCTTCCAACAGAAAGCGCTGCGTGATGTCAGCATCGACCAGTTCAATGCGGTAGCGCACGAGCTGGATCCGCTGGTCAGCAAACGCGTACGCCATGTGCTGACAGAAAACGCGCGTACAGTAGAAGCGGCCGCCGCGCTGGAGAAAGGCGATCTGCAACGCATGGGCGTGCTGATGGCCGAATCCCACGCGTCGATGCGCGATGATTTTGAAATCACCGTGCCGCAAATCGATACGCTGGTCGAGATTGTAAAAGCCACCATCGGTGATAAAGGCGGCGTGCGCATGACCGGCGGCGGTTTTGGCGGTTGCGTTGTCGCGCTGGTACCGGAAGCGCTGGTTCCTACGGTGCAACAGGCCGTGGAAAGCCAGTACGAAGCCAAAACCGGCATCAAAGAAACCTTTTATGTGTGCAAACCTTCACAGGGAGCAGGACAGTGCTAA
- the galM gene encoding galactose-1-epimerase, producing the protein MLNESATAAPDGLPFRLITLRNSAGMVVTLMDWGATLLSARVPLKDGSVREALLGCASPEYYLQQSAFLGASVGRYANRISKSRFQLDGQTYALTPSQGENQLHGGPEGFDKRRWRIERQNGNEVLFSLTSPDGDQGFPGNVNATAHFRLGEDNRLAIEYRATTDKPCPVNLTNHAYFNLDGHQSDVRSHSLQLLADEYLPVDEMGIPTGGLKKVALTSFDFRTPKTVAEEFLSDDDQRVVKGYDHAFLLQAKGDASQPAAHLWSADNQLQMTVYTSAPALQFYSGNYLDGTPARGGKTYAAWQGLALESEFLPDSPNRPDYPQPDCVLRPGNEYVSLTEYHFIAL; encoded by the coding sequence GTGCTAAACGAATCTGCGACGGCGGCTCCGGACGGGCTGCCCTTCCGTCTCATCACTCTGCGCAACAGCGCCGGAATGGTGGTAACACTCATGGACTGGGGCGCGACGCTGCTCTCGGCACGCGTCCCACTGAAAGATGGCTCCGTGCGTGAAGCGCTGCTCGGCTGCGCGTCACCGGAATACTATCTGCAACAATCGGCGTTTCTTGGCGCTTCGGTAGGCCGTTACGCCAACCGTATCAGCAAAAGCCGTTTTCAGCTTGATGGCCAGACATATGCGCTTACGCCCAGCCAGGGCGAAAATCAGTTGCACGGCGGCCCGGAGGGGTTCGACAAGCGTCGCTGGCGGATTGAGCGTCAGAATGGAAATGAGGTGCTGTTTTCGCTGACTTCGCCGGATGGCGATCAGGGTTTTCCGGGCAACGTAAACGCCACGGCGCATTTTCGCCTCGGCGAGGATAACCGTCTGGCCATTGAATATCGCGCCACGACCGATAAACCCTGCCCGGTCAACCTGACCAACCACGCCTATTTCAACCTCGATGGGCATCAGTCTGATGTGCGTAGCCACTCGCTGCAACTGCTGGCAGATGAATATCTGCCTGTGGATGAGATGGGGATACCGACCGGCGGGTTGAAAAAAGTCGCACTGACCAGTTTTGATTTCCGTACGCCCAAAACCGTAGCGGAAGAGTTTCTCAGCGATGACGATCAGCGTGTAGTAAAAGGCTACGATCATGCGTTTTTGTTGCAGGCGAAGGGTGATGCCAGCCAGCCTGCGGCACACTTGTGGTCAGCGGATAACCAACTGCAAATGACGGTTTATACCAGCGCCCCTGCGCTCCAGTTCTATTCCGGCAATTATCTCGACGGTACGCCAGCGCGCGGGGGAAAAACCTACGCCGCATGGCAAGGCCTGGCGCTGGAGAGCGAATTTTTGCCCGACAGCCCGAATCGCCCGGACTATCCGCAGCCGGACTGTGTTTTACGCCCCGGCAACGAATATGTCAGCCTGACGGAATATCACTTTATCGCGCTTTAA
- the gpmA gene encoding 2,3-diphosphoglycerate-dependent phosphoglycerate mutase, whose translation MAVTKLVLVRHGESQWNNENRFTGWYDVDLSEKGVGEAKAAGKLLKEEGYSFDFAYTSVLKRAIHTLWNVLDELDQAWLPVEKSWKLNERHYGALQGLNKAETAEKYGDEQVKQWRRGFAVTPPALTKDDERFPGHDPRYAKLSEAELPQTESLALTIDRVIPYWNETILPRLKSGERVIIAAHGNSLRALVKYLDNMSEEEILELNIPTGVPLVYEFDENFKPLKHYYLGNAEEIAAKAAAVANQGKAK comes from the coding sequence ATGGCTGTTACTAAGCTGGTTCTGGTTCGTCATGGCGAAAGCCAGTGGAACAACGAAAACCGCTTCACCGGTTGGTACGATGTCGATCTGTCAGAGAAAGGCGTTGGTGAAGCGAAAGCAGCAGGCAAACTGCTGAAAGAGGAAGGCTACTCCTTCGATTTTGCTTACACTTCCGTGCTGAAACGTGCCATCCACACCCTGTGGAACGTGCTGGACGAACTGGATCAGGCGTGGTTGCCGGTAGAAAAAAGCTGGAAACTGAACGAACGCCACTACGGTGCGTTGCAGGGTCTGAACAAAGCCGAAACCGCTGAGAAATACGGTGACGAGCAGGTTAAACAGTGGCGTCGTGGCTTTGCCGTTACCCCGCCAGCGCTGACCAAAGATGACGAGCGTTTCCCGGGCCACGATCCGCGCTACGCTAAACTGAGCGAAGCCGAGCTGCCGCAGACCGAAAGCCTGGCGCTGACCATCGATCGCGTTATTCCTTACTGGAATGAAACCATTCTGCCGCGCCTGAAAAGCGGTGAGCGCGTGATCATCGCTGCGCACGGTAACTCCCTGCGTGCGCTGGTGAAATACCTCGACAATATGAGCGAAGAAGAGATCCTCGAACTGAACATCCCGACCGGCGTACCGCTGGTTTATGAGTTCGATGAAAACTTCAAACCGCTGAAACACTACTACCTGGGCAATGCCGAAGAGATCGCAGCGAAAGCTGCTGCAGTCGCAAACCAGGGTAAAGCGAAGTAA